From the genome of Papaver somniferum cultivar HN1 chromosome 2, ASM357369v1, whole genome shotgun sequence, one region includes:
- the LOC113350454 gene encoding receptor-like kinase TMK4 → MAADSPTLFSSSPNSTLDHAGHHGLSAPAIAGIVVAVVLVICVVVAVFCYFQRRKKKRLEMLVRTGKGMQTLEASRQLANRMQPTEAGNAVRQPTIQLHNIEAGNCSSRVEGEFSFGFLQEVTQNFSEQNLLGEGAFGKVYRGKFPDGTEVAVERLNLILDVAGLMVFQAELSILKMTHRHLVSVIGFCNQGVEHLIVYEFMESGTLHQKLFEWIDTGGNPMSWDERIVVALDVAKGLHYLHSLSREAFVHRDVKCKNILLDRDMKAKISDYGLVKAMTDDEKSVVTKLAGTRGYLAPEYAMTGHLSIKADVYAFGIVLLELITGQTTVDDGQAGKNLAMRFRPV, encoded by the coding sequence ATGGCTGCTGATTCACCAACCTTATTTTCCTCTTCTCCCAATAGTACTCTAGATCATGCAGGACATCATGGGTTATCGGCACCTGCGATAGCTGGGATAGTGGTAGCAGTTGTACTTGTAAtttgtgttgttgttgctgtgttcTGCTACTtccagagaaggaagaagaagcggTTGGAGATGCTAGTACGTACAGGCAAAGGAATGCAAACTTTGGAAGCTTCGCGCCAGCTGGCTAATCGGATGCAGCCTACAGAAGCTGGTAATGCTGTGCGCCAGCCCACTATTCAGCTGCACAACATCGAAGCTGGTAATTGCTCTTCAAGGGTGGAAGGCGAGTTCTCCTTTGGTTTCCTACAAGAGGTAACGCAAAACTTCAGTGAACAAAATTTGTTAGGCGAGGGGGCATTTGGGAAGGTCTATAGAGGGAAGTTTCCGGACGGGACCGAGGTTGCTGTTGAGAGGCTGAATCTCATATTAGACGTAGCTGGGTTGATGGTGTTCCAGGCTGAGCTCTCCATTTTGAAGATGACACACAGACACCTCGTATCTGTGATTGGGTTCTGTAACCAAGGCGTTGAGCATCTGATTGTTTACGAATTCATGGAGAGCGGAACACTACACCAAAAGCTCTTTGAGTGGATTGACACTGGTGGCAACCCCATGAGCTGGGATGAGAGGATTGTAGTGGCGCTAGATGTGGCTAAGGGCTTGCACTACCTCCACAGTCTGTCCAGGGAGGCCTTTGTACACAGGGATGTAAAATGTAAAAATATCCTACTCGACAGGGATATGAAGGCCAAAATCTCGGATTATGGCCTGGTGAAGGCAATGACAGATGATGAGAAGTCGGTGGTGACCAAGTTAGCTGGAACTCGTGGATACCTTGCGCCTGAGTACGCAATGACTGGTCATTTGTCGATCAAAGCTGATGTGTATGCTTTTGGCATAGTTCTCTTAGAACTTATTACAGGTCAGACGACAGTGGACGATGGTCAGGCAGGGAAGAATTTGGCAATGCGCTTTCGTCCCGTCTAG